A region from the Eulemur rufifrons isolate Redbay chromosome 21, OSU_ERuf_1, whole genome shotgun sequence genome encodes:
- the SLC35E4 gene encoding solute carrier family 35 member E4 isoform X2 produces the protein MCHCPPEHHDGRMTSVEAASAAGGARVARPPEWPPGSPQTLGQPGRARVAVAALVWLLAGASMSSLNKWIFTVHSFGRPLLLSALHMLAAALACHWGAQRPMPGGTHRRVLLLSLTFGTSMACGNVGLSAVPLDLAQLVTTTTPLFTLALSALLLGRRHHPLQMAAMGPLCLGAACSLAGEFRAPPTGCGFLLAATCLRGLKSVQQSDLTFQVCKMG, from the coding sequence ATGTGCCACTGCCCGCCGGAGCACCATGATGGCAGGATGACCTCGGTTGAAGCAGCGTCCGCAGCTGGTGGTGCTCGGGTGGCTAGGCCCCCTGAGTGGCCTCCTGGAAGCCCCCAGACCCTTGGGCAGCCTGGCCgagcccgggtggccgtggcagCACTGGTGTGGCTGCTGGCAGGAGCCAGCATGTCAAGCCTCAACAAGTGGATCTTCACTGTGCACAGCTTTGGGCGGCCCCTGCTGCTGTCAGCACTGCACATGTTGGCGGCAGCGCTGGCATGCCACTGGGGAGCACAGCGACCCATGCCAGGTGGCACTCACCGCCGAGTGCTGCTGCTCAGCCTCACCTTTGGTACCTCAATGGCCTGTGGCAACGTGGGCCTGAGTGCTGTGCCCCTGGACCTAGCACAGCTTGTCACCACCACTACACCACTGTTCACGCTGGCCCTGTCGGCACTGCTGCTTGGCCGTCGCCACCACCCGCTACAGATGGCTGCCATGGGCCCCCTCTGCCTGGGGGCTGCCTGCAGCCTGGCCGGAGAGTTCCGGGCACCTCCCACCGGCTGTGGCTTCCTGCTGGCAGCCACCTGCCTCCGAGGCCTCAAGTCCGTTCAGCAGAGTGA